ACTCCGTTTTAAACGGCTTTACCCTCAGTTTTGTGGTGGCCTTCTATACTCCGGGTACAGTTTTATCCGCCTTTGTGTCGAGCGCCCTTCTCTTCTTTGTCATGGCGGCAGTTGGTATCTTCACCAAGAAAGATTTGAGTGGCCTTGGTCGGGCTATGATGGCGGCGCTTATCGGTTTGCTGATTGCTATGGTAGTCAATATTTTCTTGGCTAGCGGTTTCTTTGATTATATGATTAGTGTAGCCATGGTCTTGGTCTTCTCTGGTCTGATTGCTTGGGACAACCAAAGAATTCGTCTCACTTATGAACAATCACAAGGCCGTGTAGCGACAGGTTGGGTTGTGTCAATGGCTCTCAGTATCTATCTTGATTTTATCAATCTCTTCCTAAGTATTTTACGTATCTTCGGTCGTAATGACTAGAAGGTACCTAACATCAGTGTTCGAAGGAGCACTGATTTTTTTAAAATTTCTCTTTCCTTTTCTTGAAAATAGGTGTATAATGCTTTTAATTAATTTTTTGAGGAGTAGCCTATGAAGAAAAGTTTTATTCATCAACAAGAAGAAATTTCCTTTGTTAAAAACACTTTTACCCAGTATTTGAAAGATAAGTTAGAAGTTATCGAAGTTCAAGGTCCTATCTTGAGCAGGGTCGGTGACGGGATGCAGGACAACTTATCAGGTGTGGAGAATGCCGTATCGGTCAAGGTTCTCCAAATCCCTGATGCTACTTATGAAGTGGTGCACTCCCTTGCTAAATGGAAACGCCATACTTTGGCTCGTTTTGGTTTCGGTGAGGGAGAAGGTCTCTTCGTCCACATGAAGGCCCTTCGTCCAGACGAAGATTCGCTGGATGCGACTCACTCTGTTTATGTTGACCAGTGGGACTGGGAGAAGGTTATCCCAAATGGTAAACGTAATATCGCTTATCTAAAAGAAACAGTTGAGAAGATTTACAAGGCTATTCGCCTTACTGAGCTAGCTGTTGAAGCCCGCTATGACATCGAATCAATCTTGCCAAAACAAATCACTTTTATCCACACAGAAGAGTTGGTAGAACGCTACCCAGACTTGACACCAAAAGAGCGTGAAAATGCTATCTGTAAAGAATTTGGTGCTGTTTTCTTGATTGGTATCGGTGGTGAATTACCAGACGGTAAACCGCACGATGGACGTGCACCAGACTACGATGACTGGACGAGCGAATCTGAAAATGGTTACAAGGGTCTGAATGGCGATATTCTTGTTTGGAATGAGTCTCTGGGGGGAGCCTTTGAGTTGTCTTCTATGGGGATCCGTGTAGATGAAGAAACGCTTCGTCGTCAGGTTGCCATTACAGGTGATGAAGACCGCTTGGAATTGGAATGGCACAAGGCTTTGTTGAATGGTCTATTCCCATTGACAATCGGTGGAGGAATTGGACAATCTCGGATGGCCATGTTCCTTCTTCGCAAGAAACATATTGGGGAAGTGCAAACAAGTGTTTGGCCTCAAGAAGTCCGCGATACTTACGAAAATATTTTGTAGAGAATCGAACCGCAAGGTTCGGTTTTCTTTCTCTTTTCGCCCATAATTTGGTATAATAAACGGTATGAAAATCGTATCAGGAATCTATGGGGGACGTCCCCTCAAGACATTAGAAGGCAAGACGACAAGACCTACTTCGGATAAGGTTAGGGGAGCCATTTTTAACATGATTGGTCCCTACTTTGAAGGTGGACGAGTCTTGGACCTTTATGCAGGTAGTGGTGGTTTATCTATTGAGGCAGTCTCGCGTGGCATGTCCAGCGCTGTTTTGGTGGAGCGAGACCGTAAGGCTCAGACCATCGTGGCTGAAAATATTCAGATGACCAAGGAAGTTGGAAAATT
The Streptococcus toyakuensis genome window above contains:
- the asnA gene encoding aspartate--ammonia ligase, whose product is MKKSFIHQQEEISFVKNTFTQYLKDKLEVIEVQGPILSRVGDGMQDNLSGVENAVSVKVLQIPDATYEVVHSLAKWKRHTLARFGFGEGEGLFVHMKALRPDEDSLDATHSVYVDQWDWEKVIPNGKRNIAYLKETVEKIYKAIRLTELAVEARYDIESILPKQITFIHTEELVERYPDLTPKERENAICKEFGAVFLIGIGGELPDGKPHDGRAPDYDDWTSESENGYKGLNGDILVWNESLGGAFELSSMGIRVDEETLRRQVAITGDEDRLELEWHKALLNGLFPLTIGGGIGQSRMAMFLLRKKHIGEVQTSVWPQEVRDTYENIL
- a CDS encoding Bax inhibitor-1 family protein codes for the protein MNHTIIHDRAGLNQFYAKVYAFVGLGIGLSALVSGLMLTVFQSQLVYFLMQGRLWLTIATFAELALVFVASSMALKNSPAALPVFLLYSVLNGFTLSFVVAFYTPGTVLSAFVSSALLFFVMAAVGIFTKKDLSGLGRAMMAALIGLLIAMVVNIFLASGFFDYMISVAMVLVFSGLIAWDNQRIRLTYEQSQGRVATGWVVSMALSIYLDFINLFLSILRIFGRND
- the rsmD gene encoding 16S rRNA (guanine(966)-N(2))-methyltransferase RsmD, whose amino-acid sequence is MKIVSGIYGGRPLKTLEGKTTRPTSDKVRGAIFNMIGPYFEGGRVLDLYAGSGGLSIEAVSRGMSSAVLVERDRKAQTIVAENIQMTKEVGKFQLLKMDAERALEQVSGEFDLIFLDPPYAKEQIVADIEKMAERELFSEDVMVVCETDKAVELPEEIACLGIWKEKIYGISKVTVYVR